A window of the Desulfobacula toluolica Tol2 genome harbors these coding sequences:
- a CDS encoding ABC transporter substrate-binding protein, producing the protein MAEKPEIKIGYLKITDHLILGVTDLKLKKGMEKFEHCTLKPVLKNGWNEVADALSVKSLDGAFLLAPTAMDMFKAGVDLKLLLFAHKSGSVLVKSKNAHIETIEDFAGKIVLIPYQLSVHNMLFHKLLSEKGLKPGRSTEKGIDVILEVVAPFQMPEAIELDEEGEIGGFIVAEPFGSQVVAKGHGEEFCLSKDLWPNHPCCVFVMRNEIIEKHPEAIQEICNSFVRSGLAIDAQPEPASIIGGNFLSQDKDVIKKVLTDPPDRILTGELFPIIDDLDTIQKYMMDEMKIMTSLIDLEKFVDTGFARQAGAK; encoded by the coding sequence ATGGCGGAAAAACCTGAAATAAAGATTGGTTATCTTAAAATTACAGATCATCTTATTCTTGGTGTAACAGACCTTAAATTAAAAAAGGGTATGGAAAAGTTTGAACATTGTACGCTTAAACCTGTGCTGAAAAATGGATGGAATGAGGTTGCTGATGCGCTTTCTGTGAAGTCTCTTGATGGTGCCTTTTTGCTTGCTCCGACAGCTATGGACATGTTTAAGGCCGGGGTTGATTTGAAATTGTTGCTATTTGCCCATAAATCAGGAAGTGTGCTGGTTAAAAGTAAAAATGCTCATATTGAAACGATAGAAGATTTTGCCGGAAAAATAGTACTTATCCCGTATCAACTTTCGGTTCATAATATGCTGTTTCATAAGCTTTTGTCTGAAAAAGGCTTAAAGCCCGGAAGATCAACTGAAAAAGGCATTGATGTTATTCTTGAAGTGGTTGCACCCTTTCAGATGCCTGAAGCCATAGAATTGGACGAAGAGGGTGAAATCGGAGGCTTTATTGTTGCAGAACCCTTTGGATCGCAAGTTGTTGCCAAGGGGCATGGGGAAGAATTTTGTCTTTCCAAGGATTTATGGCCCAATCACCCCTGCTGTGTTTTTGTCATGAGAAATGAAATTATTGAAAAACATCCTGAAGCTATTCAGGAAATCTGCAACAGTTTTGTAAGATCCGGTCTTGCTATTGATGCACAACCTGAGCCTGCGTCTATCATCGGCGGAAATTTTCTTTCCCAGGATAAAGACGTTATCAAAAAAGTACTCACAGATCCGCCTGATCGTATATTGACAGGTGAGCTGTTTCCGATTATTGATGACCTTGATACAATCCAGAAATACATGATGGACGAGATGAAGATCATGACCAGTCTGATTGATCTTGAAAAATTCGTTGATACAGGTTTTGCAAGACAAGCAGGTGCAAAATAA
- the ispD gene encoding 2-C-methyl-D-erythritol 4-phosphate cytidylyltransferase — MQSLESFVIVVAAGKGLRMGSKTKKQYLCLEGIPILSRTIMVFDRCDQLNEIVLVVPQDEMAYCKKNIIEPFGFVKKIHLVGGGKKRQDSVLNGLKKVRDKKNHEKKTMVLIHDGVRPFVDQSIIKECINSAVEYGACIPAVKITDTVKQVFGELFVEKTLNRENLYKAQTPQVFKMELIWDAFEHAEATCFSGTDDASLMEHFGKKVFVVKGSKMNIKITTPEDLALGKYLLSIV; from the coding sequence ATGCAGAGTTTAGAAAGTTTTGTCATCGTTGTTGCCGCCGGCAAAGGCTTGCGAATGGGATCAAAGACAAAAAAACAGTATCTTTGTCTGGAGGGAATTCCGATTCTATCCCGTACCATCATGGTGTTTGACAGGTGTGATCAACTTAATGAGATTGTACTTGTTGTTCCACAAGACGAGATGGCATATTGTAAAAAAAACATTATTGAGCCTTTTGGATTTGTAAAAAAAATTCACTTGGTTGGAGGCGGAAAAAAAAGACAAGATTCCGTCTTAAATGGCTTGAAAAAGGTTAGAGATAAAAAAAATCATGAAAAAAAAACCATGGTTCTGATTCATGATGGAGTTCGTCCTTTTGTTGATCAAAGTATTATTAAAGAGTGTATCAATAGTGCTGTTGAATATGGTGCCTGTATTCCTGCTGTTAAAATCACTGATACTGTAAAACAGGTTTTTGGGGAATTGTTTGTTGAAAAAACATTAAACAGGGAGAATCTGTATAAAGCACAAACTCCTCAGGTTTTTAAAATGGAGTTGATATGGGATGCGTTTGAGCATGCAGAGGCAACTTGTTTTTCAGGTACAGATGATGCTTCGTTGATGGAACATTTCGGAAAAAAGGTTTTTGTTGTTAAAGGATCTAAGATGAATATTAAAATTACAACCCCGGAAGACCTTGCTTTGGGAAAATATCTGTTAAGCATTGTGTAA
- a CDS encoding HPr family phosphocarrier protein produces the protein MNYFCDISFREKANIFSFEYLKCILFVVEIDDNDYVFTKKLYSKLITTSHILEDFLDFHGAKKNKEWVFYRELSATIRHLSLACYSQRHILNRFKFYFFQENRYETFKLEAFDTLKILQDSIKLAAPVILEEARRLKINIPATGYNLNYFPGISSVQQLDHNIDDFNAKDKQRENLTRIASEFLEVVKDFDQFAFYERYDLKKINNLVPEQFNEVIIRRYEMLIHNIQSSFDSYVVNTKSSSGNLLLEQLRSHFSIVFHILQVAGSLLHFYERHLYDIGFKDVYKNVSESLSNLIDPDVVLDRAVNFCLFYAWRFLSTGKDLASRILNENMETSIIEVGIPKDRGFHSRPSLLVAKIVQHYGGEVKLLVNNDSFDAASVLDIQWAGGKIKKEEIEIVQFKGDVRALNDLKILAGVNYGEDHIGKGIPLPKELAYLS, from the coding sequence ATGAATTATTTTTGCGATATTTCTTTTAGGGAAAAAGCCAATATTTTTTCTTTTGAATATCTGAAATGTATTTTGTTTGTTGTAGAAATTGATGATAATGATTATGTTTTTACAAAAAAATTATACTCAAAGCTGATTACAACTTCTCATATTCTTGAAGATTTTTTAGACTTTCATGGAGCGAAAAAAAATAAAGAATGGGTTTTTTATCGTGAATTATCGGCAACTATTCGTCATCTTTCATTAGCTTGCTATTCTCAACGGCATATTCTCAACCGGTTTAAATTTTATTTTTTTCAAGAAAATCGTTATGAGACATTCAAGCTTGAAGCATTTGATACTCTGAAAATTTTACAAGATTCCATAAAACTTGCTGCGCCCGTGATTTTAGAAGAAGCCCGTCGCTTGAAAATTAATATTCCGGCTACTGGGTATAACCTGAATTATTTTCCTGGAATTTCATCTGTCCAACAGTTGGACCATAATATTGATGATTTTAACGCCAAAGACAAACAAAGAGAGAACCTGACACGGATTGCCAGTGAATTTTTAGAAGTTGTAAAAGATTTTGATCAATTTGCATTTTATGAGCGGTATGATTTAAAAAAAATAAATAATCTTGTACCGGAACAATTCAATGAGGTCATCATCAGAAGATATGAAATGTTGATTCATAATATACAGTCTTCGTTTGATTCATATGTGGTCAATACAAAATCTTCATCAGGAAACTTGTTACTTGAACAGCTTAGAAGTCATTTTTCCATTGTATTTCATATCCTTCAGGTCGCAGGCAGTTTGTTGCATTTTTACGAACGGCATCTGTATGATATCGGGTTTAAGGATGTTTATAAGAATGTCAGTGAATCTTTATCCAACTTGATTGATCCTGATGTTGTTCTGGATAGGGCAGTTAATTTCTGTTTATTTTATGCCTGGAGGTTTTTATCCACAGGAAAAGACCTGGCATCCAGAATATTGAATGAAAATATGGAGACTTCGATTATAGAAGTCGGAATTCCCAAGGATCGTGGGTTTCATAGTCGGCCAAGCCTTTTGGTTGCTAAAATTGTTCAGCATTATGGCGGTGAAGTTAAACTGCTTGTAAATAATGATAGTTTTGATGCTGCAAGTGTTCTGGATATTCAATGGGCCGGAGGGAAGATAAAAAAAGAAGAGATAGAAATCGTTCAGTTCAAAGGGGATGTTAGGGCATTAAACGATTTGAAGATTCTTGCCGGTGTGAATTATGGAGAAGATCACATAGGAAAAGGCATCCCCTTGCCAAAAGAACTGGCCTATTTGAGCTGA